The Marivirga salinae DNA window TGCAGGTAATTATGATGTGATGGGAGCAATTAATACTGTTCAAAATTTAACTTTCTCAGGATCAGGAAATAGAATTCTTTCCAATTCTAACTTTACAGTTTGTAATGATCTTACTGTTTCAGGTCCTATAGTTAGTAATTCTGATGGTGTCATGGTGTCTGTCCAAAGAGATATGCTGGTGAATTCAGGTGGTTACAACAATGGTGCAGGTAATTTACAGATTGACCGTAATATGGTTGTTGATGGTGGTACATTCAATGGCGGTAATGGTAATAATAAAACTGTTGTCGGAAATGTGAATATTAATTCTGGCATCTTAGAAATAGGGAATGCAGGAAATTTCAATATTCAAGGAAATCTTGTGCGTACTGGTGGTGCTTTTAATAGCGGGTCTTCAACTTCTTCAGTAGTTATGAATGGCTCCTCCGTTCAAACTATTAGTGGCGATTTTACAGGTACTAATGATTTTTATAATCTAGAAATAAACAATGGAAGTGGGATAAGTCAAGCTGGTAATCTAGATTTAGACCGACAACTTAGGCTAACAAACGGAATAATCACCACCAATGGTAACGATTTCACGTTTGATGCTGACGCTTCAGCAAGTCCAGCCAAGGGGTCTAATGCTTCTTATATCAATGGTCGGGTGAAAAAAATACTTAATTCAGGTTCTTTTACATTTCCAATAGGGAAAGGCTCACGTTGGGGACATGCAAGTGTAATCGATCCTTCTGCTTCTGGATTTACATGGGAAGCAGAATATTACAACGGAGATCCAGGAGCTGACCCTGAAGTAGATAATAAAACACCTTCTAACACAGCTGTAAAGAAAATAAGTGGAAATGAATACTGGAGGATCTCTAGTGGAGCGGCTCCTGCAGGAACCACTGCCAGAGTAGGTTTAAGTTGGGATGCAGCAAGTGATGTTTCTTCAAACGAATTTGAAAGAGCAGATTTAGTAGTAATGGCATGGAATGATGGAAATGGAAATTGGGATGATTTTGGTGCGACAGCCTTTAATGATTTAGGAAGTACTGAAGGTAGTTTCCAATCCTCTAATTCTGTAAGCTTTACCGAAAAGGTTATTACTTTGGGCTCCACCGACCCTAATAATCCTCTACCTGTAGAATTTACTTTCTTTATTGCTGAGAATAAGTTTAACAGAGTAGAGCTAAAATGGCAAACAGCCTCTGAAATCAATAATGAATTCTTTGAAGTGCAGCGTTCATTTGATGGTAAAGAGTATGAAGCTATCGGAATTGTGGAAGGTAACGGTAATTCTAATCAAACTATTGATTATGATTTCAAAGATTTTGCTCCTTTGGCCGGTGAATCTTACTACAGATTAAGACAAGTAGATTATGATGGTGCCTTTGAATATTCTGAAGTAGTGAGGGTGAGGAGAGCGCAAGCTGCTGATTTGATAGCGGTTCCGAATCCAACACAATCACAAAATATCCATTTAAGATTACTAGGTTTTCACGGAGAACAGAAAGTTCAAGTGACTATTTTTGATATTCAAGGTCGAAGACATTATCAGGCTATTCACAATCCCTCTGATTTGAATAAGCCTTTACCAATTAATCAAAATCTAAACTCTGGGATTTACATAGTGGATGTGAAACAAGGAAATATTAATAAGAAAGTTAGATTAATGGTTCGTTAAAAAGCGAATACAAAATATTAATAATAAGGGATGCAGTTTTGTATCCCTTTTTTATTGAATAAGTAAATTATTTTCAACTATTCGCTCAAAGCATTTTATCCTGAAGAAATCCCACTTAATTTTGCATCATGCTTTCTATTAATAATTTAGACTACTACATAGGTGATAGAGCCTTATTTGATAATGCTTCTTTACACATAAAACCAAAAGATAAAATTGGTTTGATTGGACTAAATGGGCAAGGGAAATCCACTTTACTTAAAATCATCAATGGGGATATGACGCCCGATAAAGGTGAAGTCCAAATGAGTAAAGACTGCACCATTGGTTTCTTAAATCAGGATTTACTTTCTTTCCAGTCAGATGACAGCATTTTGCATGTAGCCATGCAAGCTTTCAAGGAAGCTTTAAAATTGCAGGAGAAAATTGAATCTATTTTGAAAAAAATGGAAGAAGATTATTCCGATGATTTGGTGGATAAGCTCACCAAAGCTCAAGAACAATATGAAATGATGGAAGGCTACAGCTTGCAAGCTAAGGCTGAAGAAATATTAGAAGGGATAGGTTTTAAAACGGAAGATCTAAGTCGTCCGCTCAAGACTTTTTCAGGGGGATGGAGAATGCGAGTGATGTTAGCAAAGCTTTTATTGGAAAAGCCATCTCTATTGATGTTAGATGAGCCTACCAACCACTTGGATTTACCTTCTATCCAATGGATTGAAAATTATCTAAAGTCTTATGAAGGGGCTTATATCATTGTTTCGCATGATAGAGAGTTTTTGAATAGAACAATAGATATTACCGTTGAGGTTGATCAGCAGCAATTGAATGTATACGCTGGTAATTGGAGCTTTTATAATGAAGAAAAAGCTTTGCGTGCGGAGTTGCAACAAAATGCTTATGAAAATCAGCAACAGAAAATAAAGCAGACCGAGCAATTTATTAACCGTTTCCGTTCTAAAGCCACCAAAGCAAAGCAGGTACAATCTAGAGTGAAAGCGCTAGATAGAATGGATAAAGTGGATGCCGTGGTGGATAATAATGCTACCATAAATTTTAGCTTTAATATCAATAACAAATCGGGTAGGCATATTGTAAGGTTGCATGAAGTTTCTAAATCTTATGGAGATATCAAGATTTTAGAAAAAACAGATGCGCATATTGAAAGAGGTGATAAGATTGCCTTGATAGGCGCAAATGGTAAGGGTAAATCTACTTTGCTAAGAATAATAGCAGGAGAGGAAAAGATTAATGGGGAAAGAGAAGAAGGCTATAATGTAGAATTCGGTTTTTTCGCTCAGCACCAGTTGGAATCATTAAATATCAATAATGAGATATTAGATGAATTGAAGCAAGCAGGTAGTGATAGAACTGAAATGGAGCTTAGAAACTTATTGGGTTGTTTCCTTTTTAGAGATGAGGAGGTTTTTAAGAAAATTAAAGTCCTTTCCGGAGGTGAAAAATCCCGTGTGGCTTTATCTAAAACCATGATTTCCAATGCGAATTTCCTACTGCTGGATGAGCCTACCAACCACTTGGATATGCAATCGGAAAACATTCTGATTCAAGCTTTGCAGCAATATGAGGGGTCTTTTATTACAGTATCCCACAATAGGTATTTTGTATCGAATGTAGCCAATAAAATCTGGTGGATTGAAGATTATCAGGTGAAAGAATATCCTGGTACTTATGATGAATTCCAGAATTGGTTTGCTAAAAGAGAAGCTGCCAAAGCCGATGATCAGAAAATTGAGGACGAAATAAAAAAAGAGCAGAAAAAAGAAAAGCAATCCAAACCTAGGCATCAACCAGAAGATGCAGAATTGAAAGCCAAACAAAAAGAACTTTCTAAATTGGAAACTCAAATTGAGAAATTGGAATTGAATAAAAAAAGTCTAGAAGAAGAATTGGCTAAACCCTCAGTTTATGGCAATCCAGATAATCTTTTTGAAGTGAATCAGGAATTTGATAAAGTAAATAAGGAATTAGAAGACTTAACAGAGCAATGGGAAAATTTGGCGATAGAGTTGGAGTAAGTCCCAACCAGCCTTCGACTCACAAATGGGGAGATCCAAAGCTATTTAGTTAAGGAAATTTCCTTATTGAGATTTTCGTTTTAGCGAAAAACCTTTTGATTTCTTTTGTGTCTCTTGTGGTTAAAATTTGCTAATCTGGGTGCAGATTAGCAACATTCTTTTTTAACCACAAAACAATAGAATACAAAGGAAAATTACCTTGATTATTTCTTAGGATAAAAGTTAAATATATAGCTTAAATCTTAACTTAATAATATTGGGGGTAGATCGTAGGTGAATTCTTTAATTAAAGCTCAATTATAATATTGGCTTAAGCCTCCAATTGGATGTTTATTTCGTATGAAAAAAGAAAGTTAAAACGGCATAACAAAACATGAATTTTTCACAAAATTGTAGTTTTATAATAAAACGCCATTTTAAGAATATCTAAGACTTTAAATACTCACTATGCCCCCAATCTTCAAAGACCTAAGAGTAATTGAACTTGCCAATGTGTTAGCCGGACCATCTGTCGGTCAGTTTTTCGCTGAACTAGGAGCTGAGGTTATTAAAATTGAAAACCCCAAGACTAAAGGAGATGTCACCCGCTCGTGGAAACTCAAAAACGAGAAGGCTGAGAACTCAATTTCCGCTTATTTTTCTGCTGCTAATAGTGGCAAAAAATCAATAGCCTTAGACTTATGGGATGAAGAAGATTTAACCATTCTTTATAAATTAATTGCCAAATCGGATATTGTTATTGCCAGTTACAAAGCAGGTGATGCTAAGAAGTTGAGGGTTGATTATCAGTCGCTTAAATCTGTTAACCCAAAAATTATTTACGGGCAAATTACTGGTTATGGAGATGAGGATGAAAGAGTTGGTTATGATGCAATAATTCAAGCAGAAAGCGGATTTATGAGCATGAATGGAGAACCGGATGGAAATTCTTTAAAAATGCCAGTAGCCTTGGTAGATGTTCTGGCAGCGCACCATTTGAAGGAAGCTATTTTGCTAGCTTATATCAATTTGCTTAAAAACAATGAAGGTTCAAAAGTATCCGTTTCCTTATTCGAATCAGCTATTGCATCTTTAGCCAATCAAGCCACTAATTTTTTGATAGCTGGACATAACCCACAAAAAATGGGAGCGGAGCATCCTAATATTGCACCCTATGGAACAGTTTTAAAAACTGTAGATCACAATGAAATTCTTTTGGCAGTAGGGACAAATTCTCAATTTCAAAAGCTTTGTAAAGTTTTTGAAATGCCTGAAATTTCTGAAGATGATAGGTTTAAAACCAATGCTTTGCGGGTGGAAAATAGGATAATATTAAATCAGTTATTATTGGAGAAAGCAAAATTATTTCAATCCGAAATCCTCATTGAAAAATTAAAAACAGCTCAAGTTCCAGCCGGAAAATTGCAATCAGTACAGGAAGTTTTAGAAGGAAAAGATGCTAAAAATATGATTTTAAAATCAGCAGAAATGAACTTCGGATTAAGAAATT harbors:
- the abc-f gene encoding ribosomal protection-like ABC-F family protein, with product MLSINNLDYYIGDRALFDNASLHIKPKDKIGLIGLNGQGKSTLLKIINGDMTPDKGEVQMSKDCTIGFLNQDLLSFQSDDSILHVAMQAFKEALKLQEKIESILKKMEEDYSDDLVDKLTKAQEQYEMMEGYSLQAKAEEILEGIGFKTEDLSRPLKTFSGGWRMRVMLAKLLLEKPSLLMLDEPTNHLDLPSIQWIENYLKSYEGAYIIVSHDREFLNRTIDITVEVDQQQLNVYAGNWSFYNEEKALRAELQQNAYENQQQKIKQTEQFINRFRSKATKAKQVQSRVKALDRMDKVDAVVDNNATINFSFNINNKSGRHIVRLHEVSKSYGDIKILEKTDAHIERGDKIALIGANGKGKSTLLRIIAGEEKINGEREEGYNVEFGFFAQHQLESLNINNEILDELKQAGSDRTEMELRNLLGCFLFRDEEVFKKIKVLSGGEKSRVALSKTMISNANFLLLDEPTNHLDMQSENILIQALQQYEGSFITVSHNRYFVSNVANKIWWIEDYQVKEYPGTYDEFQNWFAKREAAKADDQKIEDEIKKEQKKEKQSKPRHQPEDAELKAKQKELSKLETQIEKLELNKKSLEEELAKPSVYGNPDNLFEVNQEFDKVNKELEDLTEQWENLAIELE
- a CDS encoding CaiB/BaiF CoA transferase family protein, with amino-acid sequence MPPIFKDLRVIELANVLAGPSVGQFFAELGAEVIKIENPKTKGDVTRSWKLKNEKAENSISAYFSAANSGKKSIALDLWDEEDLTILYKLIAKSDIVIASYKAGDAKKLRVDYQSLKSVNPKIIYGQITGYGDEDERVGYDAIIQAESGFMSMNGEPDGNSLKMPVALVDVLAAHHLKEAILLAYINLLKNNEGSKVSVSLFESAIASLANQATNFLIAGHNPQKMGAEHPNIAPYGTVLKTVDHNEILLAVGTNSQFQKLCKVFEMPEISEDDRFKTNALRVENRIILNQLLLEKAKLFQSEILIEKLKTAQVPAGKLQSVQEVLEGKDAKNMILKSAEMNFGLRNFAGILSFMGKSSHLAPPPNFDQDRDEILAVI